The Paenibacillus sp. FSL R7-0345 DNA segment AGTTTGTACACTTAAAAGCCGTGAAATTCCGCATCTGCACCAGATAACTGTAGTCCGTACAACTAAATATGCCCAAATCGGCCAGAACGAATAATCTCCTGCTCCTACAGCAGCCCCACCATTTTCAAACCTTCATAAATACCGCCCTCACTGACATGCTTGGTAACATAAGATGCAGCCGCCTTCACTTCGTCCTCCGCGTTGCCCATGGCAATCCCGTAGCCCACGTAGCTGAGCATTTCCACATCATTAAGCCCGTCGCCGAACGCATACACATCTTCTTTGTCCACGCCGAGGATTTCGAGCATCTTGGCAATGCCCCCCGCCTTGGAGCCGTTCCCCGGCAGTACGTCCATCCCCAGCGGGTGCCAGCGGACAAATTTGAGCTCAGGGTACGCTTCTTCATAGGCGGCCTGGCTCTCCTGCGGGCAGAAGATGATCGCCTGGTAAATATCGTTCAGCAAAAAATACTCCGCATCATAGGTTGGAAAAGCCAGCTTCAGCGAGCCGATGCTGGTCACGATATTCACATGCTCAGCTGTGTTGACCTTCATATCCGTAGCGTCGATATAAGCAACCGGATGGTCATTTTTATCAGCGAACAGGGTCAGCTCCTTCAGCACCTCCGTTTCCAGCCGGTTAGTATAAATTACTTCGCCTTTGTAGACCACATACTGGCCGTTGAGCGAGACAAAGGAGTCAATGCCCAGCTCTTCGCGCAGCTCCTTGAACATATAAGCGCCTCTGCCGGTCGCAATAACGACATTATGGCCCCGCCGCTGCAGCTCGGCAATCGCCTCTCTGGTGGAAGCCGGCACATTTTTATCTTCATCATAAATCGTTCCGTCAATATCAAAAAAAATGGTTTTCTTTGTTGTCATGGCTCTCCAGTCTCCCTTATGCGTCTCTGTATATATCCTGCCCAAATTGTAGAGGTTTACCGAAAACGGCGCAAGCTTTCATTTGCGGAGAGCAGATGCTTTTGTAAATTTCGCAGAATCCCTATAGCCCCTGTTAAACTCCATCCCCCTCCTGGCCAAAAGAAATAGCGGCAGCCCATAAAAGAGGCTGCCGCTGCCAAATAGTCATAACTTCCGTTTAATGCGCGCATCATCCTGCAACGTTCTCTTCCCGGTCCGGCTGTTCATCGACATGACAAACCGCCGTCCGGCAATACCAGTCACCTTGTAAATAGCCAGTGCTTTAGCTGCTTAAACAGCTCAGCTCCTATCAGCTCACACAGCACTCTGCGCGCGCTGCTGCTCCTCCATCAGCCACTGGAGCAGCATTCCTTCCGGCACATTGCTCTTGCGGGCCTCCGCGTATTCGCGGACCCGCTCCAGCAGCCGCGCTGCCGTCTCGGGGCTAATCTCAAGACCGCGCTGCTCCAGCACATGCGCCACCCCGCCGCTGCCGGAATGCTTGCCCAGCACGAAGCGGTGCGCCCGGCCGATCTCGGCCGGATCGAACGTCTGGTACGTCGCCCTCTCCTTCATCAGCCCGTCCACATGAATGCCGGACTCATGCGTGAACGCAAGCTGTCCCACAATCGGCTTGGCATCACCGACATTGCGGCCGGAGGCCGCAATCACTTTGTCAGCCAGCCTCTTGAGCAGGTCCAGCCGCACGCCGCATTCGCCGCCGTACAAATGCCGCCAGGCCATGGCAACTTCCTCCATGGCCGCATTGCCGGTCCGCTCGCCTATACCGGCTACTGTAGTGCTGGCCCAGACCGCACCGGCGGCTATGCCGCTCAAGGTGTTGGCAACAGCCAGCCCGAAATCATTATGGCAGTGTACTTCCAGCTCCACATCGGCGGGAACGGAGCCGAGCAGGTTCTGAATCCGCTCGGCCATCTGTCCCGGATGATGGGCAGATACCGTATCCGCGTAACGGAATCTGCGGACCCCTTCTTGATACAGAACGTTTACCACGTCAATCAGAAATCCCATATCCGCCCTGGAGGAGTCCTCCATCCCGACTGACACCGTCATTCCCTGCCCCAGCCCGTATTCTGCTGCACGAAGCAGCTTGTTCAGCCCTTCCAGCGGCGTCAGGCCCAGCTTGCCCTGTAACTGAATGTCCGAGACCGGTATGGATACATGGCTCCAGTTCACCCCGGTGCTCCGTGCCCTGTCAATATCTCCAAGGACCGAACGGTTCCAGGTCATCAGCTTCATCGGCAATCCCAGCTCTGCTATCGCCGCGATGTCCTCCTGTTCCCGTCTGCCCATGGCAGGGATACCCACCTCTGCCTGTTCTACTCCGCATTCCGACAGCAACTTTGCGATTTCCAGCTTTTCCGCCCGCGTGAATGATACTCCAGCCGCCTGTTCACCATCCCTGAGTGTCGTGTCACATAGCTTGAGACTTTTCACGGTTTACCTCCTTCTCCGCAGCAAGCGCAATCCGGATTACGGGTAATAGTGACGCTGTAACAGGCGAAGTCGAGTGAGCTGAAGCGATGCATTACGCCCGCATAAGTTGTCCCTACCCCTGTAATCCATTTTACGGCTTCCAGCGCTGCCAGACAACCGGCAATACCGGAGGTTGCACCCAGAACTGGAAATCCGAACGGTTCCCAATATTGCTGTTCATCCGGGTAGAGGCATTCCAGGCAGGGGGTCTGCCGGGGAATCATCGTCGTTAAGGAAATCTCGAAGCCATACATCGCTGCCTCCACCATCGGTGTAGCAGTCTCCACACAAAGCCGGTTCAAGACATACCGCTCCGGAAAATCATACCGGGCATCGATCACAATATCTGCGCATTTCACCCAGGGTTTGGCACGTTCATACTCGATTTTGGCGTTGTAGCCCTCGATTTCC contains these protein-coding regions:
- a CDS encoding Cof-type HAD-IIB family hydrolase, translating into MTTKKTIFFDIDGTIYDEDKNVPASTREAIAELQRRGHNVVIATGRGAYMFKELREELGIDSFVSLNGQYVVYKGEVIYTNRLETEVLKELTLFADKNDHPVAYIDATDMKVNTAEHVNIVTSIGSLKLAFPTYDAEYFLLNDIYQAIIFCPQESQAAYEEAYPELKFVRWHPLGMDVLPGNGSKAGGIAKMLEILGVDKEDVYAFGDGLNDVEMLSYVGYGIAMGNAEDEVKAAASYVTKHVSEGGIYEGLKMVGLL
- a CDS encoding homocysteine methyltransferase encodes the protein MKSLKLCDTTLRDGEQAAGVSFTRAEKLEIAKLLSECGVEQAEVGIPAMGRREQEDIAAIAELGLPMKLMTWNRSVLGDIDRARSTGVNWSHVSIPVSDIQLQGKLGLTPLEGLNKLLRAAEYGLGQGMTVSVGMEDSSRADMGFLIDVVNVLYQEGVRRFRYADTVSAHHPGQMAERIQNLLGSVPADVELEVHCHNDFGLAVANTLSGIAAGAVWASTTVAGIGERTGNAAMEEVAMAWRHLYGGECGVRLDLLKRLADKVIAASGRNVGDAKPIVGQLAFTHESGIHVDGLMKERATYQTFDPAEIGRAHRFVLGKHSGSGGVAHVLEQRGLEISPETAARLLERVREYAEARKSNVPEGMLLQWLMEEQQRAQSAV
- a CDS encoding HesA/MoeB/ThiF family protein, with the protein product MEQLAGSLELERYARQLKLLGESGQQALKDATVMVAGIGGLGGTAALYLAAAGVGKLILAHEGIILPPDLNRQILMDSESLGMERISTAAAQLKRLNPHVEIEGYNAKIEYERAKPWVKCADIVIDARYDFPERYVLNRLCVETATPMVEAAMYGFEISLTTMIPRQTPCLECLYPDEQQYWEPFGFPVLGATSGIAGCLAALEAVKWITGVGTTYAGVMHRFSSLDFACYSVTITRNPDCACCGEGGKP